A window of Pectobacterium carotovorum genomic DNA:
GGCATGATGTAATGTGACGCTATTGTCGCCGGAAGCCATTTTCTGGTGACAGGGAGTCAGGTTACAGAAGCACGTCTTTCTGTCCTTTAAAGAGCACTATCTGGTTGTATACTGGGTAGTGCTTTTTTTATGTATCTCATTTATATTCATATAACTCAATGTGTTATTGATATAACGGTTCTCGCGCTGGCCAATTTCCCATCAGGTTGCGATAGGAATGGTTAAAGAGGTATGGCTGTGGATGCTGTGAATTTAACCACATTGCTGAAATGTTGCCACATCAGGGATGAATTGGTTTATAGCGTGTTATCGGGGAAGCATTCTGCGCTACAATAAGGACGCTTACTTTATTTACGAATGCGTTATTTGCGAATACTTTTATCTACGAAGTAACCCTGTTTGGAGTGGGGATAATGTTTGATGATGCGTCTACGCTTCTGCGCACCATATCCTGGTTTACTGAGCCCCCTTCGGTATTACCTGAGCACATTGGTGACTGGCTGATGGAAGCTGGCTCAATGACGCAGCGGCTTGAAAAATATTGTGCCCAGCTCAGGGTTACACTTTGTCGTGAGGGATTAATTACGCCACAGGCACTGAGCGAAGAGTGCGAACAATTGCCACATAGTGAGCGTTACTGGCTGCGTGAGGTCGTGCTGTATGGTGACGAGCGCCCCTGGCTTTTTGGCCGAACCCTTGCTCCACAACAAACGCTCGACGGCACCGATTCAGCCCTGACAAAAATAGGCGCTCAGCCGTTAGGTCGTTATCTATTTGAGCAAAAATCGCTGACGCGTGACTACATTCATACCGGATGCTGCGAAGGCCTATGGGCGCGGCGTTCCCGCTTGTGCCTTTCGGGTTATCCGTTACTGTTGACTGAGCTTTTCTTACCTGAATCACCGGTTTATTTCACACCCAGTGATGAAGGTTGGCAGGTAATTTGAGGAGATAAATCCTTGGAAAGAAGTGTTACAGCAGGGAAATGGCTGGCTTATTGCCGCTTGATGCGGATTGATAAACCGGTAGGTTCTCTGTTACTGCTGTGGCCAACGCTATGGGCGCTGTGGCTGGCGGGAGGGGGAGCACCTGCACCGTGGACGCTCTTTGTGTTTGTCGCGGGTGTTTTCTTAATGCGTGCGGCGGGCTGCGTTATTAATGATTATGCCGATCGCCATTTTGACGGCCATGTAAAACGCACGGCTTCTCGCCCGTTGCCCAGCGGTGAGGTGAGCGAGCAATCTGCTAAAGTTCTATTTGTCGTTCTGGTCTTGCTGGCGTTTAGTCTGGTGCTGACGCTGAATAAGATGACTATTTGGCTGTCCGTTGCGGGATTGGTTCTGGCATGGGTTTATCCGTTTATGAAACGGGTCAGCCATCTTCCTCAGTTTGTGCTGGGCGCGGCGTTTGGCTGGTCGATTCCGATGGCTTATTCGGCTGTGAGTGAAAGCCTGCCTACAACCTGCTGGATGATGTTTCTGGCGTATATTTGCTGGACGGTAGCCTACGATACCCAATATGCGATGGTGGATCGTGATGACGATCTGAAGATCGGCGTGAAGTCTACTGCGATATTATTTGGCCGTTTTGACAATTTAATCATCGGCTCATTACAGGTAGGGATGCTGGCGTTGCTGCTCGCTTTAGGGAAGAGCAGCGGGCTGGGAATCCCGTACTACATTTCACTGCTGGTGGCTGCCACGATGTTTGTCTACCAGCAAATATTGACTGCCGGACGTGAGCGCGAGGCGTGTTTTAAGGCGTTTCACAATAATAAATACGCGGGTATGGCGATATTTATTGGCGTGTTGTTTGGCCAGTGAGGCCGACATCAGATGTAAAAAAGCAGCGATTTCTCGCTGCTTTTTTTATAGCGAAATGTGCTGAGGATTTGTGTCATGCCAAAACGTATCCACAGCTTGATGGCGGCATGTTGTCCGCCAGTTTTCCGCTATTCCTGCGCCGTTTTTTCCACCGTCTGACTATCGGCTTCTATGTCTGCGGATGAGCTGGCGCTTTCGATAGTCAACCGAACTTCCGGGGTGATCAGATCGCCGAGGATGTTATAGATTGCCACGATATCGCCTTGCGCCGTTTCCGCACTGTCGGTGATATACCCTTCTGTACGTAAGGTGGCGACCAGCGTTGAGAACACCGCTTTATCAAAGAATTCCGGCGCGTTGATGCCGTGCAGAACGGACAGGCGCTGCGCCATATTCCGGCTTTCTTTCTCCAGCGTTCCACGGTTGATTACTGGGTTCGCACACAGCAAGGACAGCGTGATCGCATAGCGTTGCAGCGTTTCACGCACGCCTGCTGACAGCAGTTGCAGCGTACGGATGCGTGGCGGATTGATGGCTAATTGACCGTCGCGGCTACATAGCAGCTCTTGTCGAATCAGTTCGTTAGCCAACGTTTCCAGCACGCCTGGCAACTGTTCTTTGGAATAGTGCAGGAACAGCTCAGCTTGCAGCAGTGGATAGACCAGCGTGATCTGTCGCACGACTTCGTCAAGCGTAATCCGGCGATGATGGATGACGATGCTGGCGATCAGTGACGGCAAGACCAACAGATGCTGGATGTTATTGCGATAGTACGTCATCAGTACCGCCTGCTCGCGCGGCAGAATGATGATATCGCCAATGCTATCCTTTTCTACTTCAAACTTGTTCATACCCAGCGCGTGTTCCAGCAGTTCATCCGCTGTCTTCTTCGGTGCCGTAATATCTTTATGATAAGGCACCTGGCGCAGCAACTGCAGATAGCAATCCAGCTGTTCGTGCATTTGTTCGCGCGTCAGTGAACGCTGGCGCGAGGCTAATAAGGCCGTAGAGCACAGGTTCATCGCGTTTGCTGCCGCAGAATTGTTGATGCGCACCATGATATCCATAGAGATATCCTGCACCGTCGGCGTTAGCCAGCTTGGACGCTGTGCCTCGATGGGATCAATCGCGTCACGCCATTGTGGTACATGCTGGTTCAGATAGGTTGTCAGCGGGAGCGGTTCGCCGAAGTTCACATAACCCTGGCCCAGATTACGTAGCTTACGCAAGCCGCGTACCATCTGCATAAAGCCTTCTTTCTCCTTCACCGCACCGCGTAGCTCTTTCGCATAGGTGCCGACTTCC
This region includes:
- the ubiA gene encoding 4-hydroxybenzoate octaprenyltransferase, with protein sequence MERSVTAGKWLAYCRLMRIDKPVGSLLLLWPTLWALWLAGGGAPAPWTLFVFVAGVFLMRAAGCVINDYADRHFDGHVKRTASRPLPSGEVSEQSAKVLFVVLVLLAFSLVLTLNKMTIWLSVAGLVLAWVYPFMKRVSHLPQFVLGAAFGWSIPMAYSAVSESLPTTCWMMFLAYICWTVAYDTQYAMVDRDDDLKIGVKSTAILFGRFDNLIIGSLQVGMLALLLALGKSSGLGIPYYISLLVAATMFVYQQILTAGREREACFKAFHNNKYAGMAIFIGVLFGQ
- the ubiC gene encoding chorismate lyase — its product is MFDDASTLLRTISWFTEPPSVLPEHIGDWLMEAGSMTQRLEKYCAQLRVTLCREGLITPQALSEECEQLPHSERYWLREVVLYGDERPWLFGRTLAPQQTLDGTDSALTKIGAQPLGRYLFEQKSLTRDYIHTGCCEGLWARRSRLCLSGYPLLLTELFLPESPVYFTPSDEGWQVI